ATAGCTCCATCAGCCCGCGCTACCCGTTGACCGAACTGGCTTGCGGGCTGATCTCGGGTTTTATCGCCTGGCACTTCGGCTTCGGCTGGGCGGCCGGGCTGATGCTGATCCTCAGTTGGGGGCTGCTGGCAATGAGCCTGATCGACGCCGATCACCAGTTGCTGCCGGATGTGCTGGTGCTGCCACTGTTGTGGCTGGGGCTGATCGCCAACAGTTTCGGCCTGCTGATCAGCCTGGAGGATGCGCTGTGGGGGACGGTGATCGGCTACCTGTTCCTGTGGTCGGTGTTCTGGCTGTTCAAGCTGCTGACCGGCAAGGAGGGCATGGGCCACGGTGATTTCAAGCTGCTGGCCCTGTTCGGGGCCTGGGGCGGCTGGCAGATCCTGCCGCTGACCCTGCTGCTGTCATCCCTGTTGGGGGCGATTCTCGGCACGATCCTGCTGCGCCTGCGCCGGGAAAAGACCTCGACGCCAATCCCCTTTGGACCCTTTCTGGCCATTGCCGGCTGGATTGCCTTGCTCTGGGGTGGTCAAATAACCGACTTCTATCTGCAGTTTGTCGGTTTCCAATGACTCGCTCCGTTAACACACCCTGGACCCTCGGCCTGACCGGCGGCATCGGCAGCGGCAAAAGTGCCGCCGCCCAGCACTTCATCGACCTGGGGGTACATGTGATCGATGCCGATCATGCCGCCCGCTGGGTAGTGGAGCCCGGCCGCCCGGCCCTGGAACAGATTGCCCGGCACTTTGGCCAAGGCGTGCTGCAGGCCGACGGCCAACTGGATCGCGCGGCTCTGCGCAAGCTGATCTTCGAGGTACCCGAACAGCGTCGCTGGCTGGAGGCCCTGCTGCACCCGCTGATCGCCGAGGAAATTGTCAGCCACCTGGCCCGCGCCGAATCGCCCTACGCAATCCTGGTGTCGCCGCTGCTGATCGAATCCGGCCAGTCGCGGATGACCCAGCGGATTCTGGTGATCGACGTGCCCCAGCAACTGCAGATCGAGCGTACCCTGCAGCGCGACCAGATCAGCGAACAGCAGGTCCAGGCGATTCTCCAGGCCCAGGCCAGCCGTGAGGAACGCCTGCGCCATGCCGATGACGTGCTGGTCAACGACCGCGACCACGCCTGGTTGCGCAGCGAGGTCGAGCGCCTGCATCACTTTTACCTAACTTTGCGTGGAGGCCAGTCATGAGCCAACCCCTGACCGTCGAATGCCCAACCTGTGGCGCCCCTGTGGAATGGACCGCGACCAACATCAACCGGCCCTTCTGTTCCGATCGCTGCAAGCTGATCGACCTGGGCGCCTGGGCTGCCGAGGAGCACAAGATTCCGGTGAGCCCGGATGCCGAGGACGAGCTGTTCTCCGAAGAGCTGCCCCCTCGCGCTCACTGAGTGCTCACCCCGGCGCCGGTCAGGGCCGCATGAAGCTGTAGTCCTGATCGTCGTCGAGGTTCTCCGCTAGAAACTGCAGCTCGTCTGCCAGGTCCTCGATGCTGCGCACACTCTTGCTTTGCTGCACCACCGCACTGAGCAGGGCGCGCAGGCTCAACCCCGGTTCAAAACCTTCCTGCTGAGCATTGTGCAGACTGTCGCGCACTTCCTGCCGGGCCCACTGGTAGACACTCATGACCGCACTCCTGAGATTTTTACCGAGCATGCAGCCCGGCAAAACACCGTGGATTGATATGGATCAAGGGCGCGGATCCTCGTCTTTCCAGGGCGCCGACAGGTAGCGGGTGCGGTTGAAGGTTTCCAGCCATTCCGGGCAGAACACCACCAGGGCGCTGATCACCATGCCGTTGATAAAGGCTTCCGGGAAGATGATCAGCCACAGGTAGCCGACAAAATCTTCCAGCCATTCGGGCATGGCAAAGCGTTCGTCGAACCACAGCAGGCCCAGGCCGCAGAGCAGGCATAACAATGCCGAGAGTGCCGCGGCAAAGAACCCCGAGCAGAAGATATAGACGAAGGGACTGCGCGGTTGGGCCCGTTCCACCAGCCAGGCGCAGGCCTCGGTGACCGCCACCGGCAGCAGGATCAGCAAGGCTCCATTGACCCCCAGCGCCGCCAGGTCCTGCCGGCCCAGGGCCAGCAGGCCCAACTGTGCGATCAAGCCGCCAACTATCGCCAGCGGCCAGTCCAGCAGCAGGGTTACTGCGGTCATGCCGATGAAGTGGTAGGAGACCCCGGTGTCGAAATCCCGGCGCACCAGCCACAGCAGAAACAAGGCGAACACCGTGCCAAACAGCAAGTGCTGGCGCCGGCTGTCGGTAAACAGCTCGACCCAGGGCGCCCGCAGTACCGCCCAGATCAGTACTGGCACATACAGCAGCCAGCCGCCAATCAGGCTTTGCGGCGACAGCAGCGCCGCGCTGATCATGGCTGGGCCCGCTCCAGCGCCGCAGCCAATTGCGCGGCCGTGGCGAACGCCTGCCGGGCGACCAGTTGCCCATCCTGCAGCTGCAGCCACAGCACCTGATCCTCGGCGGCGGGATAGCGTGGTGCCACGCGCCCATCGCGATCGAGCATCACTCGGTAGGGGTAATCCTTCATGGCCGGCACCGCAAACAGTTTGGCGATCACTGTCGGCATGCGCTGGATATCGGCGACAAACACCCCGTGGCGCTCCTGCAGGTAGCCCTTGGGTTTGTCCTTGAGCGCCGCGTTCACCACTTTGGCGGCGTCCATGCTGCGTGCCACCAACAGGATCCGCGCCTGGGAATCGAGGCTGTAGGGCTGGTCGAATTGATCCAGCAGGGTCCAGGGCGCCAGGCGCTCTCCTATTTCCAGGGCCTGGGCCCACAACGGCAACAGGGCCAGCAACAGCATTGACCAGCGCTTCACTGCGCACTCCTTATCGAATGGTTGGACGGCAAACAGTCTACACCGCCCTTGGGCAGGCTCCAGCGAGGTTGCCGGCAACGCCTGCGGAGGTTTTTGCACGGCCGTGGTTTTTAAGGTCATATTTGAGCGCTAAGCTTGGGGGTATGGATGACTCAGATTTTTTGCGCCTGCTTACCATCCAGGCCGAACAAGCCAACGCGTTCCTGTCCAATGCCCGCAAATGGGAGCGTGAGCGTTGGGTCTGCCAGCGCCTGCTGCAAGGCCTGAACATTCCCTACCGCAACGACGAGTTCACCGCCGCCGGGCAAGAGCCCCCCGATGTGCTGTTTCGCGAGGCCAGCTTCGAAGTGTTCTTCGTCCTCGACGAAGGCCGCAGGCTCAACGATGAATGGCGCGACGAATTGCAGCGCCGGCGCAGCGCGTTCTCCCTGAGCCAGCTGGTGCGCCGCGAAGCCAAGCCCAAGCGCATCCCGGCTAGCGAACTGTTGCTGCGCCTGGCACCGACCTTGCGCAAGAAGGCCCACAACTATCAGGAGCGCGGAATGAACCTCGGCGAGCTGGACATCATTGCCTTCGCCGCCCTGAAACGCGAAGTCCTGGACCTCAACAGCCACTTCCCGCCCCCCACCGAATACCTGCGCCAGGGCTGGCGCTCGCTGTCCCTGGTGGGGCCGACGTTCGCCCGCGTGCTGTTCGCCCACCCGGATGCGCCGGAGTTCCTGCGCAGCAACCTGGGCCGCAGCATCCTCTTCGACGTCGGCATCAGTTTGTAACGCCGGTCAATGCGGCCTGTGTAGCCATGGCGCAATCCGCCCGGCAATGGTAAAAAAGCACACTTGCCTGCCAACGCCGGGCCCGTGCCAGCGAGCCCTCACGCGGCAGCGGCTATGCTCCGTTCATGCCGGATAACACCGCGCTGTAACATTCCTCAACGTTGCGACGTCTATCTGACGAGGTCTTTTATGAGCAGCCGCCTGAACCCCGACGACCAACGCCATGTCGAAGAATACCTGCAACTGCCCCAGCATCGAGTCGAGCGCCGGCCCTTCCGGCCGTGGATGCTCCTCGTGGTGGTGATTGCGGTGACTGTCGCCCTGGGCCTGTTGAGCCGTTTCATCAGTTACCTGACGCTATGAGCTGCTTCGCGCTCGCTCGGTTGACTGCACCGATTTCTTTTAGCCTTGCGAGATATCCCCATGACTCATCGTATTGTCATCGTTGGCGGCGGCGCCGGCGGCCTGGAGTTGGCGACCCGCCTGGGTAAGACTCTGGGCAAGCGCGGCACCGCCAGTGTGATGCTGGTGGACGCCAACCTGACCCACATCTGGAAACCGCTGCTCCACGAAGTGGCTGCCGGTTCGCTGAACTCTTCCGAAGACGAACTCAACTACGTCGCCCAAGCAAAATGGAACCACTTCGAGTTCCAGCTGGGCCGCATGAGCGGGCTCGATCGGCAGCGCAAGAAGATCCAACTGGCCGCCACCTACGACGAAGAAGGCGTGGAGCTGTTACCGGCCCGGGAGCTGGGCTACGACACCCTGGTGATCGCCGTGGGCAGCACCACCAACGACTTTGGCACCCAAGGCGCGGCCCAGCATTGCCTGTTCCTCGACACCCGCAAGCAGGCCGAGCGTTTCCACCAGCAACTGCTTAACCACTACTTGCGAGCCCATGCCGGGCAGACCGATACCGTGGAGCAGATCAGCGTGGCCATCGTCGGCGCCGGCGCCACTGGCGTGGAACTGGCGGCAGAACTGCACAACGCGGCCCATGAACTGGCGGCCTACGGGCTGGACCGGATTCTCCCGGAAAACATGCACATCACCCTGATCGAGGCCGGGCCACGGGTGCTGCCTGCCCTGCCCGAACGCATCAGCGGCCCGGTGCACAAGACCCTGGAGAAACTCGGGGTCAAGGTGCTGACCAACGCCTCGGTCAGCGAAGTGACCGCCGACAGCCTGATCACCGCCGACGGCCAGACCATTCCCGCCAGCCTCAAGGTCTGGGCCGCGGGCATTCGCGCGCCAGGCTTCCTCAAGGACATCGACGGCCTGGAGACCAACCGCATCAACCAACTGCAGGTACTACCGACCCTGCAGACCACTCGCGACGAGAACATCTTTGCCTTCGGCGACTGCGCCGCCTGCCCGCAACCAGGCAGCGACCGTAATGTGCCGCCACGGGCCCAGGCCGCGCACCAGCAAGCCTCGTTGCTGGCCAAGTCGCTGAAGCTGCGCATCGAAGGCAAGGACCTGCCGACCTACAAGTACACCGACTACGGCTCACTGATCTCGCTGTCGCGCTTCTCGGCGGTGGGCAACTTGATGGGCAACCTCACTGGCAGCGTGATGCTCGAAGGCTGGCTGGCGCGGATGTTCTACATCTCGCTGTATCGCATGCACCAGATGGCGCTGTACGGAGTCTTCCGCACCGCGATGCTGATGCTTGGCAGCCGAATCGGCCGCGGTACCGATCCACGCCTGAAGCTGCACTAGGCCCCTGAAAAACCACGCCCCCCGCTACGTAACGTAGCGGGGGCTGCTGGCGTGCGGTTACAGGCATTCATCGAGAAAACTCACGACGGTGCCCATGCAGGCGACCCGCTCCTCGACGTGGGGCATGTGGCTGGAGTGTTCGAACAACGCCAGGCGAATGCCGGGAATCTTCTCCAGGTAGGGTCTGACCACAACGGGCGTGGCTTCATCGTAGCGGCCACAGATCAAAAGCGTCGGCACCTCGATGCGTTCCAGGCGCTCGACGATGCTCCAGTCCCGCAGGTTGTCCATCAGCGGAAAACCTCCCCCCCGCTCCGCGCCATCGGTACCACGGCCCTGGGCAAACATCCGCGCCACCTCTTCAGGCCACGGGCGCAGCCGACATACATGCCGTTCAAAGTACAACTGCCAGGCCTGCACATATTCGGCGCCACGAGGGGAGCCCGGCTGCTCATGCCAGGCCAGCACCTGCAACGCTTCCTCAGGCAGGGCTGTGCGCAGTTTCAGGGTCTCGGCTTCCCAGGTGCGCATGTCGGCTGGCGCATTGGCCAGGATCAGCGCACGCAAGCCGGCCGGCGCGCGCACCCCGTGCTCGCTGGCCAGCGCAGCTCCCCAGGAGTGACCCAGCAGGGCGTAGTCCTGGCTGATGCGCAGGTGGTCCAGGAGGTTGTCCAGCTGCTCCAGGTAGAGTTCAAGGCTCCAGAACGACGGCGGCTTGCCATCCAGACGAGTGGAGAGGCCACTTCCCAGGTGATCGAATTGAACGATCGCCCGACCACTGGCGGCCACATCCCTGAAGGCGTCCAGGGTGTCATGGGTGCAGCCCGGACCGCCGTGCAGAATCACCAGGGGCGTAAGTCCGCTGTGCAGATCCCCGGTGACCCGATACCACGTCTGATGGACGCCAAAGGAGGCATAGCCTTCCAGTGGTGGTTTGCTTGCATTCATTGCGCATCGCTCCCTGATGACAATCAGCCTGTGTCGTTCAATCTTCCGTTCCGCGCTCCAACGCCTCCAGTGCGGCAGAGCCTGTGCTACTCGCCTCAGTTACCCAGCAGGCGATAGTGAATCGCGCGAACCACCGCCTGAACCCGATTCCTGGCGCCCAGCTTGTGCATCGCCGAGGTCAGGTGCAGGTTGATCGTGGCCTGCGAACGCTGCAGGCGCTCGGCAATCTCGCCGGAAGTCATGCCCTCTGCAGCCCATTTCAGGCACTCGCGTTCACGCCGGGTCAGATCAACCGGATAACTGCGAACGCATTTGCTGAGCTGTGGATAGAGATGCTCCTGCAACGCATGAGCAAGCAGGGTGAAGTGGCCCTGAACCTGTTGCAAGTCCTGTAATGC
The DNA window shown above is from Pseudomonas protegens CHA0 and carries:
- a CDS encoding NAD(P)/FAD-dependent oxidoreductase, which gives rise to MTHRIVIVGGGAGGLELATRLGKTLGKRGTASVMLVDANLTHIWKPLLHEVAAGSLNSSEDELNYVAQAKWNHFEFQLGRMSGLDRQRKKIQLAATYDEEGVELLPARELGYDTLVIAVGSTTNDFGTQGAAQHCLFLDTRKQAERFHQQLLNHYLRAHAGQTDTVEQISVAIVGAGATGVELAAELHNAAHELAAYGLDRILPENMHITLIEAGPRVLPALPERISGPVHKTLEKLGVKVLTNASVSEVTADSLITADGQTIPASLKVWAAGIRAPGFLKDIDGLETNRINQLQVLPTLQTTRDENIFAFGDCAACPQPGSDRNVPPRAQAAHQQASLLAKSLKLRIEGKDLPTYKYTDYGSLISLSRFSAVGNLMGNLTGSVMLEGWLARMFYISLYRMHQMALYGVFRTAMLMLGSRIGRGTDPRLKLH
- the yacG gene encoding DNA gyrase inhibitor YacG, with translation MSQPLTVECPTCGAPVEWTATNINRPFCSDRCKLIDLGAWAAEEHKIPVSPDAEDELFSEELPPRAH
- a CDS encoding prepilin peptidase, encoding MPLTDALTLYPMAFVAAALVLGLIVGSFLNVLVWRLPKMLERDWRAQARDVLGLEPEPVTAPYNLMLPRSQCPHCAQAIRPWENIPLLSYLWLRGRCAHCNSSISPRYPLTELACGLISGFIAWHFGFGWAAGLMLILSWGLLAMSLIDADHQLLPDVLVLPLLWLGLIANSFGLLISLEDALWGTVIGYLFLWSVFWLFKLLTGKEGMGHGDFKLLALFGAWGGWQILPLTLLLSSLLGAILGTILLRLRREKTSTPIPFGPFLAIAGWIALLWGGQITDFYLQFVGFQ
- a CDS encoding energy-coupling factor ABC transporter permease, producing the protein MISAALLSPQSLIGGWLLYVPVLIWAVLRAPWVELFTDSRRQHLLFGTVFALFLLWLVRRDFDTGVSYHFIGMTAVTLLLDWPLAIVGGLIAQLGLLALGRQDLAALGVNGALLILLPVAVTEACAWLVERAQPRSPFVYIFCSGFFAAALSALLCLLCGLGLLWFDERFAMPEWLEDFVGYLWLIIFPEAFINGMVISALVVFCPEWLETFNRTRYLSAPWKDEDPRP
- a CDS encoding DUF1780 domain-containing protein, with amino-acid sequence MDDSDFLRLLTIQAEQANAFLSNARKWERERWVCQRLLQGLNIPYRNDEFTAAGQEPPDVLFREASFEVFFVLDEGRRLNDEWRDELQRRRSAFSLSQLVRREAKPKRIPASELLLRLAPTLRKKAHNYQERGMNLGELDIIAFAALKREVLDLNSHFPPPTEYLRQGWRSLSLVGPTFARVLFAHPDAPEFLRSNLGRSILFDVGISL
- a CDS encoding DUF3094 family protein, with translation MSSRLNPDDQRHVEEYLQLPQHRVERRPFRPWMLLVVVIAVTVALGLLSRFISYLTL
- the coaE gene encoding dephospho-CoA kinase (Dephospho-CoA kinase (CoaE) performs the final step in coenzyme A biosynthesis.); its protein translation is MTRSVNTPWTLGLTGGIGSGKSAAAQHFIDLGVHVIDADHAARWVVEPGRPALEQIARHFGQGVLQADGQLDRAALRKLIFEVPEQRRWLEALLHPLIAEEIVSHLARAESPYAILVSPLLIESGQSRMTQRILVIDVPQQLQIERTLQRDQISEQQVQAILQAQASREERLRHADDVLVNDRDHAWLRSEVERLHHFYLTLRGGQS
- a CDS encoding proline iminopeptidase-family hydrolase, yielding MNASKPPLEGYASFGVHQTWYRVTGDLHSGLTPLVILHGGPGCTHDTLDAFRDVAASGRAIVQFDHLGSGLSTRLDGKPPSFWSLELYLEQLDNLLDHLRISQDYALLGHSWGAALASEHGVRAPAGLRALILANAPADMRTWEAETLKLRTALPEEALQVLAWHEQPGSPRGAEYVQAWQLYFERHVCRLRPWPEEVARMFAQGRGTDGAERGGGFPLMDNLRDWSIVERLERIEVPTLLICGRYDEATPVVVRPYLEKIPGIRLALFEHSSHMPHVEERVACMGTVVSFLDECL